In Magnolia sinica isolate HGM2019 chromosome 12, MsV1, whole genome shotgun sequence, a single genomic region encodes these proteins:
- the LOC131221989 gene encoding putative germin-like protein 2-1: protein MAHHIFLLGFFSLTCSLVLASNPSPLQDFCVAKPNSQVLVNGLACEDPKLAQAQDFFFMGLHKPGNTSNPFGTAVAPVFVDQLPGLNTLGISMGRVDYAPWGVIPPHIHPRASEIITVLDGAIDMGFITSNPENRLISKTLQKGDVFVFPQGLVHFQRNVGPGNAVTLSALSSPSPGVITVANAVFGSSGPITADVLTKAFQVDKKTVDYLQAQFYLN, encoded by the exons atggcccaccatattttcTTATTGGGCTTCTTTTCTCTCACTTGCTCTCTTGTCTTGGCCTCCAATCCAAGCCCTCTGCAGGATTTTTGTGTGGCCAAACCCAATAGCCAGG TGTTGGTGAACGGGTTAGCCTGCGAGGACCCAAAACTGGCCCAGGCCCAAGATTTCTTCTTCATGGGGCTCCACAAGCCCGGCAACACATCGAACCCGTTCGGGACTGCAGTCGCACCCGTCTTCGTGGACCAGCTACCTGGCCTCAACACTCTGGGCATCTCCATGGGCCGCGTTGACTACGCCCCGTGGGGCGTCATTCCTCCCCATATTCACCCGCGGGCTTCCGAGATCATAACAGTTCTAGACGGAGCCATCGACATGGGCTTCATCACATCCAACCCCGAAAACCGACTCATTTCCAAGACCCTTCAAAAGGGCGATGTGTTCGTCTTTCCACAAGGCCTGGTCCATTTCCAACGCAATGTTGGGCCTGGGAATGCCGTTACGCTCTCCGCCCTCAGCAGCCCAAGCCCAGGTGTGATCACGGTCGCAAATGCCGTGTTTGGCTCAAGTGGGCCCATAACAGCTGATGTTCTTACTAAGGCCTTCCAAGTAGACAAGAAAACAGTGGATTATCTCCAGGCCCAGTTCTATTTAAACTAA